From a single Spongiibacter taiwanensis genomic region:
- a CDS encoding TRAP transporter substrate-binding protein — protein MSQQKNVYPLIILSLVAALVAVSYLFVAERGRHYTENSVAASEGEQQVFHWKLVTTWPKNFPGLGTAPEKFAEVVNTMSQGRLQIRVYGAGELVPAMGVFDAVSAGSVQAGHGAAYYWKGKLPSAIFFTGVPFGMTAQEMNGWLYHGGGMALWREAYAPFNLVPFAAGNTGVQMAGWFNREITTVDDIKGLKMRIPGSGGEVWTRLGGAAVTLPGGELYTSLQTGVIDATEWVAPYNDLAFGFHEVTRYYYYPGWHEPGSTLELIINKQAFETLPEDLQKVVEVAARYANADMLDEYTARNNAALVELINKHQVQVRRLPDAVLKALHTASDDYLQELAEGDAFTGKVYRSWSAFLDGARNYNRISEQAYSEARDL, from the coding sequence ATGAGCCAACAAAAAAACGTCTACCCGCTGATCATCCTGAGCCTGGTTGCCGCGCTGGTGGCGGTCAGCTACCTGTTTGTTGCCGAGCGTGGGCGCCACTACACCGAAAACAGCGTGGCGGCGAGTGAGGGCGAACAACAGGTATTTCACTGGAAGCTGGTCACCACCTGGCCCAAAAACTTTCCGGGACTGGGCACCGCGCCGGAGAAATTTGCCGAGGTGGTTAACACCATGAGCCAGGGGCGCCTGCAAATCCGGGTCTACGGCGCCGGTGAACTGGTGCCCGCCATGGGCGTGTTCGATGCAGTTTCGGCAGGCAGCGTGCAAGCGGGCCACGGCGCGGCCTATTACTGGAAAGGCAAACTGCCCTCGGCCATTTTCTTCACCGGGGTGCCCTTTGGCATGACCGCCCAGGAAATGAACGGCTGGCTTTACCACGGCGGCGGTATGGCGCTGTGGCGAGAGGCCTATGCCCCCTTTAATCTGGTGCCCTTTGCCGCCGGCAATACCGGGGTACAAATGGCCGGGTGGTTCAATCGGGAGATCACTACGGTCGACGATATCAAAGGCCTGAAAATGCGGATTCCGGGCTCCGGCGGCGAGGTCTGGACCCGGCTCGGCGGCGCCGCCGTGACGCTGCCTGGCGGCGAGCTCTATACCTCGCTGCAAACCGGGGTAATTGATGCCACCGAATGGGTGGCGCCCTACAATGATCTGGCCTTCGGCTTTCACGAAGTGACCCGATATTATTACTACCCGGGTTGGCACGAGCCGGGCTCCACCCTGGAGCTGATCATCAATAAGCAGGCCTTTGAAACGCTGCCAGAGGACCTGCAAAAGGTGGTTGAAGTGGCCGCCCGCTACGCCAATGCCGATATGCTGGACGAATACACCGCCCGCAATAACGCGGCCCTGGTTGAGCTGATCAACAAACACCAGGTCCAGGTTCGGCGCCTGCCCGACGCGGTATTAAAGGCACTCCACACAGCATCGGACGATTATTTGCAGGAGTTGGCAGAAGGTGATGCCTTTACCGGGAAGGTCTACCGGAGCTGGAGCGCCTTTCTGGACGGGGCGCGCAATTACAATCGCATTTCTGAACAGGCTTACAGCGAAGCGCGGGATTTATAA
- a CDS encoding SIS domain-containing protein, which yields MKPRNIIRAIESAREGLRRSERLVADYILANRREVIHMRIVDLAQEAHVSEPTVVRFCRAVGCDGFQNFKLALAQHIAHSPEYEAFTFTDDDSARQYTFKVFDATMEALKKVRDSIEVDAIEKAVELLANARRVELYGFGASAAVASDAQHNLFRLQISASVYSDPHMQAMSAMSLHSDDVVVAISQSGRTRSLLDAIKLARQSGAVVIALAPSGSPVAEASDLPIYIDVDLEEGNYTPLPSRLAHMTVLDILAVGISANKKGLREHLATIEAGLQALRLEDKNP from the coding sequence GTGAAGCCACGCAATATCATTCGCGCCATTGAAAGTGCCCGGGAGGGCCTGCGCCGCAGCGAGCGGTTGGTGGCGGATTATATTCTGGCCAACCGCAGGGAAGTAATTCATATGCGCATCGTCGACCTGGCCCAGGAGGCCCACGTGAGTGAGCCGACCGTGGTGCGTTTTTGCCGGGCAGTGGGTTGCGATGGCTTTCAAAACTTCAAGCTCGCACTGGCGCAGCACATTGCCCACAGCCCCGAGTACGAGGCCTTTACCTTCACTGACGACGACAGCGCCCGCCAGTACACCTTTAAGGTGTTTGATGCGACCATGGAAGCGTTAAAAAAGGTGCGGGACAGTATCGAAGTAGACGCCATTGAAAAGGCGGTTGAGCTGCTTGCGAATGCGCGGCGGGTGGAGTTGTATGGTTTTGGCGCCTCGGCGGCGGTGGCCAGCGATGCCCAGCACAACCTGTTCCGTTTGCAGATCAGCGCCAGTGTCTATTCCGACCCCCATATGCAAGCGATGTCGGCCATGTCCCTGCACAGTGACGATGTGGTGGTCGCCATCTCCCAATCGGGCCGTACGCGCTCCCTGCTCGACGCCATTAAATTGGCTCGCCAGAGCGGCGCTGTGGTCATTGCCCTGGCGCCAAGCGGCAGCCCGGTGGCCGAGGCCAGCGATTTGCCGATCTACATCGATGTGGATCTGGAAGAAGGAAACTACACACCTCTGCCGTCGCGGCTGGCCCATATGACCGTGCTGGACATTCTGGCGGTGGGCATTTCTGCAAACAAAAAAGGGCTGCGTGAGCACTTGGCCACGATTGAAGCGGGCCTGCAGGCCCTGCGTCTGGAAGATAAAAATCCTTAG
- a CDS encoding acyl-CoA thioesterase → MRDIDDTPLPTGELALQTLAMPADTNANGDIFGGWLMSQMDLAGGITAGRRAGGRVATVAVEGMAFLTPVSVGSVVSCYTEIVDVGRSSIRIRVEVWITDDYHNDPAKVTEGDFVFVAIDDNGRTRSVD, encoded by the coding sequence ATGCGCGATATCGACGATACGCCCCTCCCTACTGGCGAGTTGGCCCTGCAAACCCTGGCGATGCCAGCGGACACCAATGCCAATGGCGATATTTTTGGTGGCTGGTTGATGTCCCAGATGGACCTCGCCGGCGGCATTACAGCCGGGCGCCGGGCCGGTGGCCGGGTGGCGACCGTCGCGGTAGAGGGGATGGCGTTTTTGACGCCGGTTAGCGTGGGCTCGGTGGTGAGTTGCTACACCGAAATCGTCGACGTGGGTCGCAGCTCGATTCGCATCCGCGTAGAGGTGTGGATCACGGACGATTATCACAACGATCCGGCCAAGGTCACCGAGGGTGATTTCGTGTTTGTGGCCATTGACGACAATGGCCGCACCCGCTCGGTCGACTGA
- a CDS encoding PaaI family thioesterase, whose amino-acid sequence MTTVTVDSLNHFLGEAFPQTRCRVESLDTMSATIRHPIGPAELRPGGTVSGPTLMAAADLALYAAVLGEIGLQPLAVTTNLNIHFLRKPAADRDIIARCELLKCGRTLAIGNVLLYSEGMEAPVAQASGTYAIPPKR is encoded by the coding sequence ATGACAACGGTAACGGTCGACTCCCTCAACCACTTTCTTGGCGAGGCCTTTCCCCAGACTCGCTGCCGGGTGGAGTCTCTGGACACCATGAGCGCGACCATCCGTCACCCAATCGGCCCCGCCGAGTTGCGCCCCGGCGGAACGGTCTCTGGGCCCACCCTGATGGCGGCGGCTGATCTGGCGCTCTACGCAGCGGTACTCGGCGAAATCGGCCTGCAGCCCCTTGCGGTAACCACCAACCTGAATATCCATTTTTTGCGCAAACCGGCGGCCGATCGGGACATTATCGCCCGCTGCGAATTACTGAAGTGCGGTCGCACCTTGGCGATAGGAAATGTGCTGCTGTATTCGGAGGGCATGGAGGCGCCAGTCGCCCAGGCCAGCGGGACCTATGCGATCCCGCCCAAGCGCTGA
- a CDS encoding Fic family protein translates to MALDAVHLLYQRVEDAQQRFKSSPLAQVANALEKEVVVSSVFGTNTIEGGALDEAQIQYALDLDPALIEEEQQRRVVNIKAAYELAKQECSQADWQPTLAYICSVHHLITEGLVDENNVPGQLRDNPKSKITRVGDGEHGGVYKPPQNGRDVAKLLAALIEWNQSLARQGVPALIRAPLFHLYFEWIHPFWDGNGRVGRVLEASILLAAGFRYAPFAQANYYLNHIHQYFALFNHCRKQGENTAFVAFFLEGMLESINRLHNRVNALVELLLFRNLLRDRHESRDINPRQYAIAVELLNRGAPVPLDQFRASPWYKVLYNRLTSKTMQRDMRQLRSLGLIHLDEKDRLWPGCIEPDAEIKRP, encoded by the coding sequence GTGGCCCTTGATGCGGTCCATTTGCTGTACCAACGGGTAGAAGATGCCCAGCAGCGCTTCAAAAGTTCGCCTTTGGCCCAGGTTGCCAATGCTTTGGAAAAAGAGGTGGTGGTGTCCAGCGTTTTTGGCACCAACACTATCGAAGGGGGGGCTTTGGATGAAGCGCAGATTCAGTATGCCCTTGATCTGGACCCCGCCTTGATCGAAGAGGAGCAGCAGCGCCGGGTCGTCAATATCAAGGCGGCCTATGAACTGGCCAAGCAGGAGTGTAGCCAGGCCGACTGGCAGCCCACGCTGGCGTATATCTGCTCAGTGCATCACCTGATTACCGAGGGCTTGGTAGATGAAAATAACGTTCCGGGGCAGCTGCGGGATAACCCAAAGAGCAAGATAACGCGCGTCGGCGACGGTGAACACGGTGGGGTATACAAGCCGCCGCAGAATGGTCGGGATGTGGCGAAGCTGTTGGCAGCATTGATTGAATGGAATCAGTCGCTGGCCAGGCAGGGGGTGCCTGCGCTCATTCGGGCACCGCTATTTCACCTGTACTTTGAGTGGATACATCCCTTCTGGGATGGCAATGGTCGGGTGGGGCGGGTGCTGGAGGCCAGCATTTTGCTGGCGGCGGGTTTTCGCTATGCCCCCTTCGCCCAGGCCAATTACTACCTGAACCATATCCACCAGTATTTTGCCTTGTTTAACCATTGCCGTAAGCAGGGGGAAAACACCGCCTTCGTCGCTTTCTTTCTAGAAGGGATGCTCGAGAGCATCAACCGCCTGCACAATCGGGTGAATGCCCTGGTGGAGTTGCTGTTGTTCCGCAACCTGCTGCGCGACCGCCACGAATCGCGAGACATCAATCCCCGCCAATACGCCATCGCGGTTGAGTTGCTGAACCGGGGCGCGCCGGTGCCGCTGGACCAGTTTCGCGCCAGTCCCTGGTATAAAGTGCTGTACAACAGGCTGACCAGCAAGACGATGCAGCGGGATATGCGTCAGCTGCGTTCGCTGGGCCTGATTCACCTGGATGAAAAAGACCGGCTGTGGCCGGGGTGTATCGAACCGGATGCAGAGATCAAGCGGCCATAG
- a CDS encoding response regulator transcription factor gives MLNNRFDIASLAYARKTLQRSKADGISLFLYDKRDGGDILFLHQQNTLPEAMQAYRQRLHKYDSFLQQIPRTGVEQNGFSVKLRERPSRPSGAEHRGDSVYWKGLGGFGYQETASMVHSLSSNLHLVIGLQMMTQRRHMNVESAIACMEEWMLFGRDFILDQSLEALRRDKHESAGDGLQAALACATKREQQVICEILQGHSNKEIADKLSLSYFTVENHLRRIYKKFGVHSRTALVAALRS, from the coding sequence ATGCTCAATAATCGCTTTGACATCGCCAGCCTGGCCTATGCCCGCAAAACCCTGCAACGCAGCAAAGCCGACGGCATCAGCCTGTTTTTGTACGACAAGCGCGACGGCGGCGATATCCTCTTTCTACACCAGCAAAATACCTTGCCTGAGGCGATGCAGGCCTATCGCCAGCGTCTGCATAAGTATGATTCCTTTCTGCAGCAGATCCCCCGTACCGGCGTAGAGCAGAATGGCTTCTCGGTTAAATTGCGCGAGCGGCCTTCACGCCCCAGTGGTGCCGAACATCGCGGTGACAGTGTTTACTGGAAGGGGCTAGGCGGTTTCGGCTACCAGGAAACCGCCAGTATGGTTCACTCGCTGTCAAGCAATCTGCATCTGGTCATCGGTTTGCAAATGATGACCCAGCGCCGACACATGAACGTCGAGAGCGCTATCGCCTGCATGGAAGAGTGGATGCTATTCGGCCGTGATTTCATCCTCGACCAATCCCTGGAAGCCCTTCGGCGAGACAAACATGAGTCCGCCGGGGATGGCCTGCAGGCCGCCCTGGCCTGCGCCACCAAACGTGAGCAACAGGTGATATGTGAAATTTTGCAAGGCCACAGCAACAAAGAAATTGCAGACAAGCTCTCGCTGTCGTACTTCACCGTTGAGAATCATCTACGCCGCATCTACAAGAAATTCGGTGTACACAGCCGCACGGCGTTAGTGGCGGCGCTTCGGTCTTAA
- the uvrD gene encoding DNA helicase II, whose protein sequence is MDVSYILDGLNDAQRDAVTADSPGTLVLAGAGSGKTRVLVHRIAWKIAIENLSPYSILAVTFTNKAAKEMKGRIEQLLGQPLHGGMWVGTFHGLAHRLLKAHASEAKLPSNFQILDSDDQLRLLKRIHKELNLDDSRWPPRQSAYFINGHKDEGRRAAHIDDYGGDLYVKTMLQVYRRYEEICQQQGVVDFAELLLRALELWRDNPAVLAHYQGRFKHVLVDEFQDTNAVQYAWLRLLAGKGMAITAVGDDDQSIYGWRGARIENIQQFSKDFADTRIIRLEQNYRSTATILNAANAVIKNNSQRLGKELWTSGEDGEQIKLFAGFNEQDEARYIVDSIESLLKDDYRRADVGILYRSNAQSRVLEEFLIRAGLPYRIYGGQRFYDRLEIKNALAYLRLIALRDDDTAVERVINTPTRGIGNRTVEILRDYARQHQLSLWQSAVAIIQQDLLAARASNALRSFLSLVEDMAQQSREMPLDGQVDYVIERSGLIEFHQKEKGEKGQARVDNLHELVSAARSYQADDEDGDILRQFLDDAALDAGEQQADEHEDCVQLMTLHSAKGLEFPVVFIAGVEENLFPHKMSMEDPTRLEEERRLAYVGITRAEQKLFLTYAESRRLHGQENFNSLSRFIKEIPNELIDEVRLNNTVTRPSSFASTSISQQAAANGIALGQRVLHSIFGAGVILSFEGQGASARVQVNFEDEGSKWLVLQYANLELL, encoded by the coding sequence ATGGACGTATCTTATATTTTAGACGGGCTCAACGACGCCCAGCGCGACGCAGTGACGGCAGACAGCCCCGGCACTCTGGTATTGGCTGGTGCCGGCAGCGGCAAAACCCGGGTGCTGGTGCACCGCATCGCCTGGAAGATCGCAATCGAGAACCTCTCGCCCTACAGCATTCTGGCGGTGACCTTTACTAACAAGGCAGCCAAGGAGATGAAGGGCCGTATCGAGCAGCTGCTCGGCCAGCCCCTTCACGGCGGTATGTGGGTGGGCACCTTTCACGGCCTGGCTCACCGGCTGCTCAAGGCCCACGCCAGCGAGGCCAAACTACCCAGTAATTTTCAGATTCTCGACAGCGACGATCAGCTTCGCCTGCTCAAACGCATTCACAAAGAACTGAATCTGGACGACAGCCGCTGGCCACCGCGGCAGTCGGCGTACTTTATCAATGGCCACAAAGACGAGGGCCGCCGGGCCGCCCATATAGACGATTACGGTGGCGATCTGTACGTGAAGACCATGCTGCAGGTGTATCGCCGCTACGAGGAAATTTGCCAGCAGCAAGGAGTGGTGGACTTTGCCGAACTGTTGCTGCGCGCGCTGGAGTTGTGGCGAGATAACCCCGCCGTGCTGGCCCACTATCAGGGCCGCTTCAAGCATGTGCTGGTGGACGAGTTTCAGGATACCAACGCCGTGCAGTATGCCTGGCTGCGCCTGCTGGCGGGCAAGGGCATGGCCATTACCGCGGTGGGCGATGACGATCAGTCTATTTACGGCTGGCGGGGCGCCCGCATCGAAAATATCCAACAGTTCTCCAAGGACTTTGCCGACACCCGCATTATCCGTCTGGAGCAAAACTACCGCTCCACCGCCACCATCCTCAACGCCGCCAACGCGGTGATCAAAAACAACAGTCAACGGCTCGGCAAAGAGCTGTGGACCAGCGGCGAAGACGGCGAGCAGATCAAGCTGTTTGCGGGTTTCAATGAGCAGGATGAAGCCCGCTACATTGTCGACAGCATCGAGTCGCTGCTGAAAGACGATTACCGGCGGGCCGATGTTGGCATTCTCTATCGCAGCAACGCCCAATCCCGGGTATTGGAAGAATTTCTGATTCGTGCGGGCCTGCCCTACCGCATTTACGGCGGTCAGCGTTTCTACGACCGGCTGGAGATCAAAAACGCCCTGGCCTATCTGCGGTTGATCGCCCTGCGCGATGACGACACCGCCGTGGAGCGGGTCATCAACACACCCACCCGGGGCATTGGCAATCGCACGGTGGAAATCCTGCGGGATTACGCCCGCCAGCATCAGTTGTCGCTGTGGCAGTCTGCCGTGGCGATCATTCAGCAGGACCTGCTGGCAGCGCGGGCCAGCAACGCCCTGCGCAGCTTTTTGTCGCTGGTCGAAGACATGGCCCAGCAGAGCCGGGAGATGCCGCTGGACGGTCAGGTTGACTATGTGATCGAGCGCTCCGGGCTGATCGAGTTTCACCAAAAGGAAAAGGGCGAGAAGGGTCAGGCCCGGGTCGACAACCTGCACGAGCTGGTCAGCGCCGCCCGCAGTTACCAGGCCGACGATGAGGACGGCGATATTCTGCGCCAGTTTCTGGACGACGCCGCCCTCGATGCCGGCGAACAGCAGGCCGACGAGCACGAGGACTGCGTGCAGCTGATGACCCTGCACTCGGCCAAGGGCCTGGAATTCCCGGTAGTGTTTATTGCCGGGGTGGAAGAAAACCTGTTCCCCCACAAAATGTCGATGGAAGACCCGACCCGGCTGGAAGAGGAGCGCCGCTTGGCCTACGTGGGCATCACCCGGGCCGAGCAAAAGCTTTTTTTGACCTACGCCGAATCCCGCCGGCTGCACGGCCAGGAAAACTTCAACAGCCTGTCGCGCTTTATCAAGGAAATTCCCAACGAGCTGATCGACGAAGTTCGCCTGAACAACACCGTTACTCGCCCCAGCAGTTTTGCCTCAACCAGCATCAGCCAGCAGGCGGCCGCCAACGGAATTGCCCTGGGCCAGCGAGTGTTGCACAGCATCTTCGGCGCCGGGGTCATTTTAAGTTTTGAGGGCCAGGGTGCCAGCGCCCGGGTGCAGGTGAATTTTGAGGACGAAGGCAGCAAATGGCTGGTGCTGCAGTATGCCAATCTGGAGCTGCTGTGA